One stretch of Arachis hypogaea cultivar Tifrunner chromosome 20, arahy.Tifrunner.gnm2.J5K5, whole genome shotgun sequence DNA includes these proteins:
- the LOC112786711 gene encoding non-specific lipid transfer protein-like 1 — translation MAAKLSLSFIILCVVGAVMCDGARSPSPSVDCSNLVLTMADCLSFVTNGSTTTKPEGTCCSGLKTVLKTAPDCLCEAFKSSVQFGVVLNVTKALALPSACGLSASSATDYCGLSGAPAASPGGGRVSPGSSPSSASGSETTAPSWNNNGPINEVSPRSAPSSPSKGKSSASTMFPISPASLFLPLLLLPLFSLF, via the exons ATGGCAGCCAAGCTTTCACTTTCGTTCATCATTCTGTGTGTTGTTGGTGCCGTCATGTGTGACGGCGCTCGTTCACCGTCACCTTCCGTGGACTGTTCGAATTTGGTGCTAACAATGGCGGATTGTTTGTCATTCGTCACGAATGGGAGTACCACAACGAAGCCAGAAGGAACATGCTGCTCTGGATTGAAGACTGTACTCAAAACTGCACCAGACTGTCTCTGTGAAGCTTTCAAAAGTAGCGTTCAGTTTGGTGTCGTCTTGAATGTCACCAAGGCCTTAGCTCTTCCTTCTGCTTGCGGTCTCTCTGCTTCTTCTGCCACTGACTACTGTGGAT TGAGTGGAGCGCCTGCTGCTTCTCCTGGAG GTGGAAGGGTTTCTCCAGGTAGTTCTCCAAGTTCAGCGTCTGGTAGTGAAACAACAGCACCTAGTTGGAATAATAATGGTCCAATAAATGAGGTATCTCCAAGATCAGCACCATCATCGCCATCTAAAGGGAAGAGCTCAGCATCAACCATGTTCCCTATTTCACCTGCATCACTCTTTCTTCCCTTATTATTGCTACCTCTCTTCTCTCTGttttga
- the LOC112785131 gene encoding uncharacterized protein → MDVLSMSSLKTVPNQWCGVPERKRGVVSCRATRVANSNSNLYKVLSLSPKSATMDDIKRAYRSMALRYHPDVCHDPSKKDESTRLFVQLNQAYETLSNPTLKQEYDHQLGLITAHDENSRKRWKEQLAELKTRSHRKQGSWGSRMRAQNVIIMMNNHN, encoded by the coding sequence ATGGACGTGTTATCGATGAGCAGTTTAAAAACAGTACCTAACCAGTGGTGTGGAGTCCCAGAGCGAAAAAGAGGGGTGGTTTCATGCAGAGCGACAAGGGTAGCAAACAGCAACAGTAACTTGTACAAGGTGCTGTCACTGAGTCCCAAGAGTGCAACAATGGATGATATCAAGAGAGCATACAGATCAATGGCTCTAAGGTACCACCCTGACGTCTGCCATGACCCTTCCAAGAAAGATGAATCCACAAGGCTTTTCGTGCAGCTCAATCAAGCTTATGAGACCTTGTCTAATCCCACCCTCAAACAAGAGTACGATCATCAATTAGGCTTGATAACCGCTCATGATGAAAACTCCAGAAAGAGGTGGAAGGAGCAACTAGCTGAGTTGAAGACAAGGTCCCATAGAAAACAGGGATCATGGGGTAGTAGAATGAGGGCCCAAAACGTTATCATCATGATGAACAACCACAACTAG